A window of Mucilaginibacter paludis DSM 18603 contains these coding sequences:
- the pstA gene encoding phosphate ABC transporter permease PstA, whose amino-acid sequence MIKKLTSILEWGTLLLSTGIVCFFLVVILWDLFSKGAPSLSWEFISSLPQQSMTKGGILPAITGTVLLTLITALVAAPFGICCAIYLNEYAANTWLTRLIRASIRNLAGVPSIIYGLFGLALFVQGLSMGTSLLPAGLTLGLLSLPYIIITTEEALRRIPGSMREAALALGATKFESIRDVVLPSALPGMLTGLVLTLSRAAGETAPILFTGVAFYINKPAGYLNQEFMALPYHLYMLATQHQDIEQVRPLAYGTALVLIIVVFLLNLSAFYIRYKHSKHE is encoded by the coding sequence TCATCCTGTGGGATTTGTTTAGCAAAGGCGCGCCTTCTTTATCCTGGGAATTCATCAGCAGCCTGCCCCAACAAAGCATGACCAAGGGCGGGATATTGCCCGCTATAACCGGAACGGTATTACTAACCCTGATTACTGCGCTTGTTGCCGCCCCCTTTGGCATTTGCTGCGCTATATACCTGAACGAATATGCCGCCAATACCTGGCTGACGAGGCTGATCCGCGCTTCGATACGCAACCTGGCCGGTGTTCCATCCATTATTTATGGGCTTTTCGGGCTGGCTTTATTTGTACAGGGCCTGAGCATGGGCACTTCACTATTACCAGCCGGGCTTACGCTTGGGCTGCTTTCCCTGCCTTACATCATCATCACTACAGAAGAAGCGTTGCGCCGTATTCCGGGCAGTATGCGCGAAGCCGCACTGGCTTTAGGTGCTACCAAATTTGAATCGATTCGTGACGTGGTGTTACCATCCGCATTGCCGGGAATGCTGACCGGGCTGGTGCTCACCCTTTCCAGGGCAGCAGGTGAAACCGCGCCGATCCTGTTCACCGGTGTGGCATTTTACATTAATAAACCCGCCGGATATTTGAACCAGGAATTCATGGCCCTTCCTTATCATTTGTATATGCTGGCCACGCAACACCAGGATATTGAACAGGTACGGCCCCTTGCCTATGGTACGGCCCTGGTTTTAATTATCGTTGTTTTTTTATTGAACCTTTCCGCATTTTACATCCGGTATAAACACAGCAAGCATGAATGA